In a genomic window of Thermoproteus tenax Kra 1:
- a CDS encoding winged helix-turn-helix domain-containing protein yields MKRRGRFYPDLYVVTKILLLLADGRSKRETALLSGVSYSRFQQYVEYLKERGFVTGDEELRLTPKGAEAAARLAQLIKELTGEEPRDVKRR; encoded by the coding sequence ATGAAAAGGCGAGGGAGATTCTATCCTGATCTCTACGTAGTGACGAAAATCCTGCTCCTCCTCGCAGATGGACGCAGCAAGAGGGAGACGGCGTTGCTGTCCGGGGTGAGCTACAGCCGCTTTCAGCAGTACGTGGAGTATCTAAAAGAGAGGGGGTTCGTAACGGGCGACGAGGAGCTGAGGCTGACGCCCAAGGGGGCAGAGGCCGCGGCTAGGCTCGCCCAGCTTATAAAAGAGCTAACGGGAGAGGAGCCTAGAGATGTAAAGAGGAGGTAG
- a CDS encoding 4Fe-4S binding protein, with translation MESVLVPVSRPDVGSGGLTGTWRTLRPVVHLDKCIDCGICWLYCPESVIDWERGQKIKIDYNYCKGCGICAHECPVKAIEMAPEGGL, from the coding sequence GTGGAGTCGGTACTAGTTCCGGTATCAAGGCCCGATGTCGGCTCAGGCGGTCTGACGGGAACTTGGCGCACTCTGAGGCCCGTAGTTCATTTAGATAAATGTATAGACTGCGGCATATGCTGGCTCTATTGCCCCGAGTCCGTCATCGATTGGGAGAGGGGTCAGAAGATAAAGATCGACTACAACTACTGCAAGGGATGCGGGATATGCGCCCACGAGTGTCCCGTTAAAGCGATAGAGATGGCCCCCGAGGGCGGACTATGA
- a CDS encoding 2-oxoacid:acceptor oxidoreductase family protein — MIEVVFFGRGGMGAVTAAQLLARVATIEGKFGQAIPEFGAERRGAIVRAYLRIDERPIEKHSSITAGDYVVVLDGRILRQTNVKAYGKPEARYIVNTKEEEPWYIAVDATSIALKHGLVAAGWPLVNMVMAAAFAAVSKAVSIEGIIRTIPEFVPARAARANIEAAKEAYEVVSKKLAGALAQQG; from the coding sequence ATGATAGAGGTTGTGTTCTTCGGGAGAGGGGGTATGGGCGCCGTCACAGCGGCCCAACTCCTCGCCCGGGTGGCCACAATCGAGGGGAAGTTCGGGCAGGCTATACCGGAGTTCGGCGCAGAGCGCCGCGGAGCCATCGTCCGCGCTTATTTGAGAATCGACGAGAGACCCATTGAGAAGCACTCCTCGATAACTGCGGGCGACTATGTAGTAGTTCTCGACGGCCGTATATTAAGGCAGACTAACGTTAAGGCCTACGGGAAGCCCGAGGCAAGGTATATTGTGAACACTAAGGAGGAGGAGCCGTGGTATATAGCAGTGGACGCTACATCGATCGCTCTAAAACACGGCCTTGTGGCGGCCGGTTGGCCTCTGGTCAACATGGTTATGGCCGCCGCCTTTGCTGCAGTGAGCAAGGCGGTAAGCATAGAGGGGATAATTAGGACGATCCCCGAGTTCGTCCCTGCCAGAGCCGCCAGAGCCAATATAGAGGCGGCCAAGGAGGCCTACGAGGTCGTGTCTAAGAAGCTCGCCGGAGCTCTAGCGCAACAAGGATAA
- a CDS encoding L-glutamate gamma-semialdehyde dehydrogenase, with protein MSGKVTYVSVLADESIHPAYEKALSEVWELLGREWPIYIGGKEVYTSGKFEKRSPFDTSIKIGTFQRGTPEEFKAALSKAVEAFPEWSRLDWRERARILAKLADLIERDRFKLAAAITYEVGKNRFEALAEIHEAIDVLRYYVELIHKMDGYVLQMRSPIPNERPLSVLRPYGAWFVISPFNFPIALAKGMLTGVLLMGNTAVWKPTSEAPFTAALVYQLAVEAGVPPGVLNFVTGPGDAVEEVATGDPRVAGIAFTGSRDVGMRLYRLFTQRQPWPKPIVLEMGSKNPTVVTAKADLEKAAEGVVRAAFGFGGQKCSATSRLYVQREVYDRFVERLVEKTREIVKIGDPRRREVFLGPVINKSARENYRRYVADAVAAGGRLRYGGRVLEEGEFSKGFYVEPAIIEGVAPDSYLWKTELFLPILLVDKFDTLEEAVRKANDTEYGLTAGIFSEDPKEVEYFFEHIEFGVVYANRRGGATTGAWPGAQPFTGWKASGATGRGVNGVYYLLNFAREQARTVVY; from the coding sequence ATGTCTGGCAAAGTTACCTACGTCTCTGTGTTGGCCGATGAGTCTATACACCCTGCGTATGAGAAGGCTCTTTCCGAAGTCTGGGAGCTTCTGGGAAGGGAGTGGCCGATTTACATCGGCGGAAAGGAGGTATATACCAGCGGCAAGTTTGAAAAGAGGAGCCCCTTTGACACCTCTATAAAAATTGGCACGTTCCAGAGGGGAACTCCCGAGGAGTTCAAAGCCGCTCTTTCAAAAGCCGTGGAGGCGTTTCCCGAGTGGTCTAGGCTAGACTGGAGAGAGAGGGCACGGATCCTCGCCAAGCTTGCCGACTTGATAGAGAGGGATAGATTCAAGTTGGCCGCGGCTATCACGTATGAGGTGGGGAAGAACAGGTTTGAGGCCTTGGCGGAGATCCACGAGGCTATTGACGTTTTGCGGTACTACGTAGAGCTTATACACAAGATGGATGGCTACGTGCTGCAGATGAGGTCTCCGATTCCCAACGAGAGGCCTCTCAGCGTGTTGAGGCCGTACGGCGCGTGGTTTGTAATTTCGCCATTCAACTTCCCCATAGCCCTCGCCAAGGGAATGCTCACCGGGGTCCTCTTGATGGGGAACACCGCTGTTTGGAAGCCCACCAGCGAGGCGCCGTTCACAGCCGCCTTGGTGTACCAGCTGGCGGTGGAGGCGGGAGTGCCGCCTGGGGTTTTAAACTTCGTCACCGGCCCCGGCGACGCTGTCGAGGAGGTGGCTACTGGCGATCCGAGGGTCGCCGGCATAGCCTTCACCGGGTCACGCGACGTCGGCATGAGGCTGTACCGCCTCTTCACCCAGAGACAGCCCTGGCCTAAGCCAATTGTGCTGGAGATGGGCTCGAAAAACCCCACCGTAGTCACCGCCAAGGCTGATTTAGAGAAGGCGGCTGAGGGCGTTGTGAGGGCCGCCTTCGGCTTCGGAGGCCAGAAGTGCTCCGCGACGAGCAGGCTCTACGTGCAGAGGGAGGTCTACGACAGGTTTGTGGAGCGGCTTGTGGAGAAGACTAGGGAGATTGTAAAGATAGGCGACCCGCGGAGGCGGGAGGTTTTCCTCGGCCCCGTGATTAACAAGTCGGCGCGGGAGAACTACAGGCGCTATGTGGCCGACGCCGTGGCGGCCGGCGGCAGGTTGAGATACGGCGGGAGGGTGCTGGAAGAGGGCGAATTCTCAAAAGGCTTCTACGTAGAGCCGGCCATCATAGAAGGCGTAGCCCCCGACAGCTACCTCTGGAAGACAGAGCTGTTCCTCCCCATACTCCTAGTCGATAAGTTCGACACGCTGGAGGAGGCCGTGAGGAAGGCAAACGACACGGAATACGGCTTAACCGCCGGCATATTCTCCGAGGACCCGAAGGAAGTGGAGTATTTCTTTGAGCATATCGAGTTCGGCGTGGTGTACGCCAACAGAAGAGGCGGCGCAACCACCGGCGCGTGGCCCGGCGCTCAGCCATTCACAGGCTGGAAAGCCTCGGGAGCAACTGGCAGAGGCGTAAATGGGGTATATTACCTCCTTAACTTCGCACGGGAGCAAGCCAGGACGGTGGTCTATTAG
- a CDS encoding FAD-binding protein gives MGYITSLTSHGSKPGRWSISISPADEVLESLRGKVLDTAVVGGGPAGLAAAMYAPRFGLTTLIITQEV, from the coding sequence ATGGGGTATATTACCTCCTTAACTTCGCACGGGAGCAAGCCAGGACGGTGGTCTATTAGCATTTCGCCGGCTGATGAAGTATTAGAGTCTTTGAGAGGCAAAGTACTAGATACTGCGGTGGTTGGAGGCGGACCTGCTGGCCTAGCCGCCGCTATGTATGCGCCTCGTTTTGGATTAACAACGCTCATTATTACTCAGGAAGTCTGA
- a CDS encoding transketolase C-terminal domain-containing protein has translation MKALTALKTALTGNHAVAYAVKMARPHVISAYPITPQTTIVEKLSEFVAKGELKSDFINVESEFSALAVVYGAAMAGARTFTATSSHGLFYMYEMLWWAAGSRAPIVMAIVTRTLGPPWNIHDEHNDILAIRDSGWAIAMASSVQEAFDLTVQAYRLAESINLPVAVGLDGFLLSHTVESIEIPPQEVVDKFLPPRNPELPIKLRPGNPITWGNIPADDRMHAEHLKNIYRAHQEAKGIIGAIDAEYGKLAGREYGGLVERYELDGAKYAVVCMGAWCGDAKEAVKSLRRDGVPVGLMRLRFVRPFPDEELRTLEGMDKVVVFDRDITPAGGVLGREVASVLGRGSVVDVVAGIAGVDFKADDFAKAVKRAIKGEYGDWIVLL, from the coding sequence ATGAAGGCGCTCACGGCCCTCAAGACTGCGCTCACGGGCAACCACGCCGTGGCGTACGCAGTGAAGATGGCGAGACCGCACGTCATTTCGGCGTATCCGATCACTCCCCAGACCACAATTGTGGAGAAGCTGTCTGAGTTCGTGGCCAAAGGAGAGTTGAAATCAGATTTTATAAACGTGGAGTCTGAGTTCTCGGCGCTGGCCGTCGTCTACGGCGCAGCCATGGCGGGGGCCAGGACCTTCACTGCCACCAGCAGCCACGGCTTGTTCTATATGTACGAGATGTTGTGGTGGGCCGCCGGGAGCCGGGCGCCCATAGTCATGGCCATAGTGACGAGGACTCTGGGGCCTCCCTGGAACATCCACGACGAGCACAACGACATACTGGCCATAAGAGATTCGGGCTGGGCGATAGCTATGGCCTCCAGCGTTCAGGAGGCCTTTGACTTAACTGTGCAAGCCTATAGGCTCGCGGAGAGCATCAATCTGCCAGTCGCCGTGGGGCTCGACGGCTTTCTGCTGAGCCACACTGTGGAGAGCATAGAGATACCGCCTCAAGAGGTAGTGGACAAGTTCCTCCCGCCCAGGAACCCGGAGCTACCCATAAAGCTCAGGCCGGGGAACCCCATCACTTGGGGGAATATACCGGCCGACGATAGGATGCACGCCGAACATCTGAAGAACATATACAGAGCGCATCAAGAGGCCAAGGGCATCATCGGTGCGATAGACGCCGAGTACGGCAAGCTCGCCGGGCGCGAGTACGGCGGGCTCGTCGAGAGGTACGAGCTCGACGGAGCCAAGTACGCAGTGGTCTGCATGGGCGCGTGGTGCGGCGACGCCAAAGAGGCCGTCAAGTCCCTCAGGCGCGACGGCGTGCCCGTCGGCCTCATGAGGCTGAGGTTCGTCAGGCCCTTCCCAGATGAAGAGCTGAGGACTCTGGAGGGCATGGACAAAGTGGTGGTGTTCGACCGCGATATAACTCCGGCGGGCGGAGTGTTGGGGAGGGAGGTCGCCTCAGTCTTGGGGCGCGGCAGCGTTGTGGACGTCGTGGCGGGCATAGCCGGCGTTGACTTCAAGGCGGACGACTTCGCAAAGGCCGTGAAACGCGCCATCAAGGGCGAGTACGGAGACTGGATAGTGTTGCTATGA